Proteins from a genomic interval of Aquabacterium sp. J223:
- a CDS encoding UDP-glucuronic acid decarboxylase family protein, translating to MRGGTRKAVLVTGGAGFLGSYLCEQLIEHGHEVLCVDNFFTGTKRNIAHLLDHPRFELLRHDVTFPLYVEVDEIYNFACPASPIHYQHDPAQTTKTSVHGAINMLGLAKRVGARILQASTSEVYGDPKQHPQNEDYWGHVNPIGPRACYDEGKRCAETLFFDYHRQHRVKIKVVRIFNTYGPRMHPNDGRVVSNFIVQALRGEPITIYGDGSQTRAFCYRDDLIAGCLRMMNTPDDVVGPINIGNPHESTILELAESVLALTGSKSSLVRKPLPQDDPIQRCPDIGRARQQLGWEPTVSLETGLKRTIEYFDALLAGRTTRL from the coding sequence ATGCGGGGAGGCACACGCAAGGCGGTGCTGGTGACGGGTGGGGCTGGCTTCCTCGGCTCTTATCTCTGCGAGCAGTTGATCGAACACGGCCACGAGGTGCTGTGCGTCGACAACTTCTTCACCGGCACGAAGCGCAACATCGCGCACCTGCTCGACCACCCCCGCTTCGAGCTGCTTCGCCATGACGTCACGTTCCCTCTGTATGTGGAGGTGGACGAGATCTACAACTTCGCGTGCCCGGCCTCGCCGATCCATTACCAGCACGACCCGGCCCAAACCACCAAGACCAGCGTGCATGGCGCCATCAACATGCTCGGGCTGGCGAAGCGCGTGGGCGCGCGCATCCTGCAAGCCTCCACCAGCGAGGTCTATGGCGATCCGAAGCAGCACCCGCAGAACGAGGACTACTGGGGCCATGTGAACCCCATCGGCCCCCGCGCCTGCTACGACGAGGGCAAGCGCTGCGCCGAAACCCTGTTCTTCGACTACCACCGCCAGCACCGGGTGAAGATCAAGGTCGTGCGCATCTTCAACACCTACGGTCCGCGCATGCATCCGAACGACGGCCGTGTCGTGTCCAACTTCATCGTGCAGGCCCTGCGGGGCGAGCCGATCACCATCTACGGCGACGGCTCCCAGACGCGTGCCTTCTGCTACCGCGATGACCTGATCGCCGGCTGCCTGCGCATGATGAACACGCCGGACGACGTGGTCGGGCCGATCAACATCGGCAACCCGCACGAGTCGACGATCCTGGAACTTGCCGAGTCGGTCCTCGCCCTGACCGGTTCGAAGTCGTCGCTGGTCCGCAAACCGCTGCCGCAGGACGACCCGATCCAACGCTGCCCGGACATCGGGCGGGCACGCCAGCAACTGGGTTGGGAGCCGACCGTGAGTCTCGAGACCGGCCTGAAGCGCACCATCGAGTACTTCGACGCGCTGCTCGCCGGACGCACCACCCGGCTTTGA
- a CDS encoding GNAT family N-acetyltransferase: MSPQWAGSTTAALDAGEAVQVQVVSSPAALHALVPQWSELLARCPEADLFAHPAWHVAWWTAFGDGGQPHVLAFRDAGRLIGVMPLMRYRDRLRGLPARVLGSYNNEHASRTGLLAERGHEVALGRALAHHLKTCAGEWDVLMLRQLPAGTAWLRSFVDACAVNRLAAFGPTPGIGKCVLSLTEGWSGFMSGKSRHFRRRLKENERRLERAGRVTYRRSDGSAEDFEHFQRLEERSWKGEDGHASLGAAGWSFQRDVALNTAAGVSCHNLFLELDGQVVGGVHAVAFRGVAYSLQTLFDESVRALYAGRVQFGVHVQDMFESGRHRVLDLNGNSPFCKSWTDQELSFVGLQVFNHHPYSALLGRLKRLLGRRR; encoded by the coding sequence GTGTCGCCGCAGTGGGCGGGTTCGACGACGGCGGCCCTTGACGCCGGCGAGGCGGTCCAGGTCCAGGTGGTCTCGTCGCCGGCGGCGTTGCACGCGCTGGTCCCGCAATGGTCCGAGCTGTTGGCCCGCTGCCCCGAGGCCGATCTCTTTGCCCACCCCGCCTGGCATGTCGCCTGGTGGACCGCTTTCGGCGACGGCGGGCAACCCCACGTGCTGGCCTTTCGGGATGCCGGCCGGTTGATCGGCGTGATGCCGTTGATGCGATACCGCGATCGCCTGCGTGGCCTGCCGGCACGTGTCCTCGGGTCGTACAACAACGAGCATGCGTCGCGGACCGGCCTGCTGGCCGAACGGGGTCATGAAGTGGCGCTGGGCCGTGCCCTGGCGCATCACCTGAAGACCTGCGCCGGCGAGTGGGACGTGTTGATGCTGCGGCAGTTGCCGGCGGGCACGGCTTGGCTGCGTTCGTTCGTTGACGCCTGCGCGGTCAACCGCCTGGCCGCCTTCGGGCCGACGCCCGGCATCGGCAAGTGCGTCCTGTCGCTGACCGAAGGTTGGTCCGGCTTCATGTCGGGCAAGTCGCGCCACTTTCGCCGGCGCCTCAAGGAAAACGAGCGCCGTCTGGAACGCGCCGGCCGCGTCACCTACCGGCGCAGCGACGGCAGCGCCGAAGACTTCGAGCATTTCCAGCGCCTGGAAGAACGCAGCTGGAAGGGCGAGGATGGCCATGCCAGCCTTGGCGCCGCCGGCTGGTCGTTCCAGCGCGACGTGGCCCTCAACACCGCTGCGGGCGTGAGCTGCCACAACCTCTTCCTCGAACTCGACGGGCAGGTGGTGGGCGGTGTGCACGCGGTCGCCTTTCGGGGCGTCGCCTACTCGCTGCAGACGCTCTTCGACGAATCGGTGCGCGCGCTCTACGCCGGCCGGGTGCAGTTCGGCGTCCATGTGCAGGACATGTTCGAGTCCGGTCGCCACCGCGTGCTGGACCTCAACGGCAACAGCCCATTTTGCAAGAGCTGGACCGATCAGGAGCTGAGCTTCGTCGGCCTGCAGGTGTTCAACCACCACCCGTACTCCGCGCTGCTGGGGCGGTTGAAGCGCCTCCTCGGACGCCGCCGATGA
- a CDS encoding Bug family tripartite tricarboxylate transporter substrate binding protein, whose protein sequence is MTNRRDLLVRAASLAAAGGLPLAAQAQGSGAAANWPRGPVRIIVPNVPGGALDITARLLESELSKIWKQPIVVEFKPGAGTITGTDFVAKSPPDGHTLGILAIGVLGIQPALRKDMPFDTLRDLSGTMLVVGNTVLTASPQLGVNNLAELIAYGKANKGKLTYATAGSGSSMHLAGEQINLLTGIEMTHIPYKGAGGAYGDVFENRVNLLIDPLFSTMPHIKSGRLKPIAMMSVKRDPSAPEIPAAGETFPDFDFASNIGIGLPRATPREIITKINADVNRVIRSEALAPRLKEMGLIVTGSTPEQFDEHMRKSLRNFADIVQKAKVTI, encoded by the coding sequence ATGACCAACCGACGCGACCTGCTCGTGCGCGCCGCCAGTCTGGCGGCGGCCGGCGGCCTTCCTCTGGCGGCGCAGGCCCAGGGCAGCGGCGCCGCGGCCAACTGGCCCCGCGGGCCGGTTCGCATCATCGTGCCGAACGTGCCGGGCGGCGCGCTGGACATCACCGCCCGCCTGCTCGAAAGCGAGCTGAGCAAGATCTGGAAGCAGCCGATCGTGGTCGAGTTCAAGCCGGGTGCCGGCACGATCACCGGCACGGACTTCGTCGCCAAATCCCCGCCGGACGGGCACACGCTCGGCATCCTCGCGATCGGCGTGCTGGGCATCCAGCCGGCGCTGCGCAAGGACATGCCCTTCGACACCCTGCGCGACCTGTCCGGCACGATGCTGGTGGTGGGCAACACGGTGCTCACCGCGTCGCCGCAACTGGGCGTCAACAACCTGGCCGAGCTAATCGCCTACGGCAAGGCCAACAAGGGCAAGCTGACCTACGCCACGGCCGGATCCGGCAGTTCCATGCACCTGGCGGGCGAACAGATCAACCTGCTGACCGGCATCGAGATGACGCACATCCCGTACAAGGGCGCCGGCGGCGCCTACGGCGACGTGTTCGAGAACCGGGTGAACCTGCTGATCGACCCGCTGTTCAGCACCATGCCGCACATCAAGTCGGGCCGGCTCAAGCCGATCGCGATGATGTCGGTCAAGCGCGACCCGAGCGCGCCCGAGATCCCCGCCGCGGGAGAGACCTTCCCCGACTTCGACTTCGCCAGCAACATCGGCATCGGCCTGCCGCGTGCCACGCCGCGCGAGATCATCACCAAGATCAACGCCGACGTGAACCGCGTCATCCGGTCGGAGGCGCTGGCCCCGCGGCTGAAGGAGATGGGCCTCATCGTCACCGGCTCCACGCCGGAGCAGTTCGACGAGCACATGCGCAAGAGCCTGAGGAACTTCGCCGACATCGTGCAGAAGGCGAAGGTGACGATCTGA
- a CDS encoding GNAT family N-acetyltransferase codes for MTAAIAPAAHPLDLAAGLTLEVLDSLDDMQALTPQWRRLLADHPGRNLFLTPAWNRAWWRTFGTGKTLRLLAMRDGGRLVGLAAFMLTRVRLRGLPVRVFSTFSNPHASRNDLVVAPGYDAVVAERLAAYLAQSRHEWDVAWLQQLPAEAPWMPAFLAAARRHGLLAQQAEGVGKCRMPLTTDWNGYVEQRGGHFRRNNGKTERRIERAGRVEYRHSLNPGPEDRDFEVFADVESRSWKEDADSAAHLGPAGWAFQKEFATAYDEGISCDNWIVELDGQPVTIVHTVGYDRVSYCFQTLYDERVRDLYLGRAAVTRHFQSVFDDGRYDVLDFNGNSPFCKSWCDTEQRFISLQLHHRRPYSLALWALKRLREAR; via the coding sequence ATGACCGCCGCGATCGCACCGGCCGCCCACCCCCTGGACCTGGCCGCGGGTCTCACGCTGGAGGTGCTGGACTCCCTGGACGACATGCAGGCCCTCACCCCGCAGTGGCGGCGGCTGCTGGCCGACCATCCGGGCCGCAACCTGTTCCTCACACCGGCATGGAACCGGGCGTGGTGGCGGACGTTCGGCACGGGCAAGACGCTGCGGCTGCTGGCGATGCGCGATGGCGGCCGGCTGGTCGGCCTTGCCGCGTTCATGCTCACGCGGGTTCGCCTGCGCGGTCTGCCGGTGCGGGTCTTCAGCACCTTCTCGAACCCCCACGCGTCGCGCAACGACCTGGTCGTCGCCCCGGGCTACGACGCGGTGGTGGCCGAGCGGTTGGCCGCCTACCTCGCGCAGTCCCGGCACGAATGGGACGTGGCCTGGCTGCAGCAGCTGCCGGCCGAGGCGCCCTGGATGCCCGCCTTCCTTGCCGCAGCCCGGCGCCACGGGCTGCTGGCGCAGCAGGCCGAAGGCGTGGGCAAGTGCCGCATGCCGCTGACCACCGACTGGAACGGGTACGTCGAGCAGCGCGGCGGGCACTTCCGCCGCAACAACGGCAAGACCGAGCGCCGCATCGAGCGGGCGGGACGGGTGGAGTACCGCCACTCGCTCAACCCAGGCCCCGAGGACCGTGACTTCGAGGTGTTCGCCGACGTCGAGTCGCGCAGCTGGAAGGAGGATGCCGACAGCGCCGCCCATCTGGGGCCGGCAGGTTGGGCCTTCCAGAAGGAATTCGCCACCGCCTACGACGAAGGCATCAGCTGCGACAACTGGATCGTGGAGCTGGACGGGCAGCCGGTGACCATCGTGCACACCGTCGGCTACGACCGGGTCAGCTACTGCTTCCAGACGCTGTACGACGAGCGCGTGCGCGACCTGTACCTCGGGCGGGCCGCGGTCACGCGCCACTTCCAGAGCGTGTTCGACGACGGCCGCTACGACGTGCTCGACTTCAACGGCAACAGCCCGTTCTGCAAGAGCTGGTGCGACACCGAGCAGCGCTTCATCAGCCTGCAGCTGCACCACCGGCGGCCCTATTCGCTGGCGCTGTGGGCGCTGAAGCGGCTGCGAGAGGCCCGGTGA
- a CDS encoding O-antigen ligase, translated as MIRATAFHPTAQNLSHYLLIATSLLMLGPFSNRLRIVGGTLMGAGMFFTFTGNGLVVMSVLLLVTPIMLRPRLTIHYVAFLLLVGLIAYQTGVAEWVYEKYLLPISGKSAEDRIGLLQVGLEVMERHPFIGIGLNNFGRLSPQPVHNAYLQLATEIGLLPAALLCLILLGIFVRLVIGLRQTPPSDATKAGKGILLGLMGLALHFMFEPFINSLVSWSIIGLAEAAALLLYHSDERRADRRGTAHPALSTPP; from the coding sequence ATGATTCGCGCGACCGCCTTCCATCCCACCGCGCAGAACCTGTCCCATTACCTGTTGATCGCCACGTCGCTGCTCATGCTCGGCCCGTTCTCCAACCGGCTGCGCATCGTCGGCGGAACGCTGATGGGGGCGGGCATGTTCTTCACCTTCACGGGCAACGGGTTGGTGGTGATGAGCGTTCTGCTGCTCGTCACGCCCATCATGCTTCGCCCGCGCCTGACGATTCACTACGTCGCGTTTCTCCTGCTGGTGGGGCTCATCGCCTACCAGACCGGTGTCGCGGAATGGGTCTACGAAAAGTACCTGCTGCCCATTTCAGGCAAGAGCGCGGAAGACCGCATCGGCCTGTTGCAGGTGGGCCTCGAGGTAATGGAACGACACCCCTTCATCGGCATCGGCCTGAACAACTTCGGCCGTCTTTCCCCGCAGCCGGTGCACAACGCCTACCTGCAACTCGCCACCGAGATCGGCCTGCTGCCGGCCGCGCTGCTGTGCCTGATCCTGCTCGGCATCTTCGTGCGTCTGGTCATCGGTCTGCGCCAGACGCCGCCATCGGACGCGACAAAGGCCGGAAAAGGCATTCTTCTCGGCCTTATGGGGCTGGCGCTTCACTTTATGTTTGAGCCCTTCATCAACAGCTTGGTGTCGTGGTCGATCATCGGCCTGGCCGAAGCGGCCGCCCTGCTTCTCTATCATTCCGACGAACGCCGCGCGGACCGCAGAGGCACTGCGCATCCTGCCCTGAGCACACCTCCGTGA
- a CDS encoding Bug family tripartite tricarboxylate transporter substrate binding protein encodes MRRRYLFPILLAMAGAQAQTPPVQVGAWPDKPIRIIVPLPPGGPSDIVLRAALEKMQPQFRQPLVLENKPGAAGNLGASEAARAAPDGHTWLWSTDTLLTVNPHVYKQLGFKPDDLVPVMIASSFSQTLVCNAGLGVKALPEWLKKVKAEKLSYASGGAGSPGHLSTELLLSTTGSDMAHIPYKGPAPAVQDVIGGQVPCGFLAGPTVLPHVRSGRLVALAVSGARRSPALPEVPTVAEAGVAGYDATFSLVLFAPRGVPDPVVAAFTRSLAQALSQPDVVDKLKATDQEVVASNPAVAAKTVADTSRKWGEVARRIKLQLD; translated from the coding sequence ATGCGCCGCCGCTACCTCTTCCCCATCCTGCTCGCCATGGCCGGTGCGCAGGCGCAGACGCCGCCCGTCCAGGTCGGCGCCTGGCCGGACAAGCCCATCCGCATCATCGTGCCGCTGCCGCCCGGCGGGCCGAGCGACATCGTGCTGCGCGCCGCGTTGGAGAAGATGCAGCCGCAGTTCCGGCAGCCGCTGGTGCTGGAGAACAAGCCGGGCGCGGCCGGCAACCTCGGCGCGTCCGAAGCGGCGCGTGCGGCGCCGGACGGCCACACCTGGCTCTGGAGCACGGACACGCTGCTCACCGTCAACCCGCACGTCTACAAGCAGCTGGGCTTCAAGCCCGACGACCTGGTGCCGGTGATGATCGCCAGCAGCTTCAGCCAGACCCTGGTGTGCAACGCCGGGCTGGGTGTGAAGGCGCTGCCCGAGTGGCTGAAGAAGGTCAAGGCCGAAAAGCTGAGCTACGCCTCCGGCGGCGCCGGCTCGCCGGGCCACCTGTCCACGGAGCTGTTGCTCTCCACCACCGGCAGCGACATGGCACACATCCCGTACAAGGGCCCGGCGCCGGCGGTGCAGGACGTGATCGGCGGCCAGGTGCCCTGCGGCTTCCTCGCCGGTCCGACGGTGCTGCCGCACGTGCGCTCGGGCCGCCTGGTGGCGCTGGCGGTGTCCGGCGCCCGCCGTTCGCCGGCGTTGCCCGAGGTGCCCACCGTGGCGGAAGCCGGCGTCGCGGGCTACGACGCCACCTTCTCGCTGGTGCTGTTCGCCCCGCGTGGCGTGCCGGACCCGGTGGTCGCCGCCTTCACCCGGTCCCTGGCGCAGGCGCTGAGCCAGCCCGACGTGGTGGACAAGCTCAAGGCCACCGACCAGGAGGTGGTGGCCAGCAACCCGGCGGTGGCGGCGAAGACGGTCGCCGACACCTCGCGCAAGTGGGGCGAGGTGGCGCGCCGCATCAAGTTGCAGCTGGACTGA
- a CDS encoding sulfatase-like hydrolase/transferase, with amino-acid sequence MTNPVRNVLFIMADQLRWDHLGCAGHPWLKTPHLDALARRGVRFANAFVNSGVCGPSRMSYYTGRYPISHGATWNRVPLGVGERTLGEYMRDSGRRLALAGKTHVMPDDEGLRRLALDGGSELGRLLAAGGFEEVDRYDGHHEPGDESGYPAFLRAHGYDSADPWSDFVISGVDGEGRVVSGWQMRNVHLPARVREAHSETAFMTDQAMGFMRRMGDQPWVLHLSYVKPHWPYMAPAPYHAMYTADQCLPVVRSAAEREDEHPVLAAYRQSEESLSFQRDDCIRTVRPAYQGLISQLDAHLGRLFEFMDGQGLLEETLIVFTADHGDFLGDHWLGEKELFYDTVQKVPFVVVDPRPEADTTRGRVDERFVEAVDVVPTLLDALGLQVPSHRVEGRSLLPLLHGGPVDGWREAVYSELDYSFKAARRLLGKPPQEARAFSLRDARWRYVHWLGAPEQLFDLQADPQEFQDLGRDPGHAAVREAMRRQLLDFLARRKHRTTVSDAFVESRTDNHKKAGVFFGQW; translated from the coding sequence ATGACGAACCCGGTGCGCAACGTCCTCTTCATCATGGCCGACCAGCTGCGCTGGGACCACCTCGGCTGTGCCGGCCACCCCTGGCTGAAGACGCCGCACCTGGACGCGCTGGCCCGGCGCGGCGTGCGTTTCGCCAACGCCTTCGTCAACAGCGGCGTCTGCGGGCCGAGCCGGATGAGCTACTACACCGGCCGCTACCCGATCAGCCATGGCGCGACCTGGAACCGGGTGCCGCTCGGCGTGGGCGAGCGCACCCTGGGCGAGTACATGCGGGACAGCGGGCGCCGGCTGGCACTGGCCGGCAAGACGCATGTGATGCCCGACGACGAGGGCCTGCGGCGCCTGGCGCTGGACGGCGGCAGCGAGCTGGGCCGGCTGCTGGCCGCCGGCGGCTTCGAGGAAGTGGACCGCTACGACGGCCACCACGAACCCGGCGACGAGAGCGGCTACCCGGCCTTCCTGCGGGCCCACGGCTACGACAGCGCCGATCCGTGGAGCGACTTCGTCATCTCCGGCGTCGACGGCGAGGGCCGGGTGGTGAGCGGCTGGCAGATGCGCAACGTGCACCTGCCGGCGCGGGTGCGAGAGGCGCATTCCGAGACCGCCTTCATGACCGACCAGGCGATGGGCTTCATGCGCCGCATGGGCGATCAGCCCTGGGTGCTGCACCTGAGCTACGTCAAGCCGCACTGGCCGTACATGGCGCCGGCGCCGTACCACGCCATGTACACCGCCGACCAGTGCCTGCCGGTGGTGCGCAGCGCCGCCGAACGCGAGGACGAGCACCCGGTGCTGGCCGCCTACCGGCAGAGCGAGGAGAGCCTCAGCTTCCAGCGCGACGACTGCATCCGCACCGTGCGGCCCGCCTACCAGGGCCTGATCAGCCAGCTCGACGCCCACCTCGGCCGGCTGTTCGAGTTCATGGACGGGCAGGGGCTGCTGGAGGAGACGCTGATCGTCTTCACCGCGGACCACGGCGACTTCCTTGGCGACCACTGGCTGGGCGAGAAGGAGCTTTTCTACGACACCGTGCAGAAGGTGCCCTTCGTCGTGGTCGACCCGCGGCCCGAAGCCGACACCACACGGGGCCGCGTCGACGAGCGCTTCGTCGAGGCGGTGGACGTGGTGCCCACGCTGCTGGACGCCCTGGGGCTGCAGGTGCCCAGCCACCGCGTCGAGGGCCGCAGCCTGCTGCCGCTGCTGCACGGTGGGCCGGTGGACGGCTGGCGGGAGGCCGTCTATTCCGAGCTCGACTACAGCTTCAAGGCGGCGCGGCGCCTGCTCGGCAAGCCGCCGCAGGAAGCGCGTGCCTTTTCGCTGCGCGACGCGCGCTGGCGCTATGTCCACTGGCTGGGTGCGCCGGAGCAGCTGTTCGACCTGCAGGCCGACCCGCAGGAGTTCCAGGACCTCGGCCGCGACCCCGGCCACGCCGCCGTGCGTGAGGCGATGCGCCGGCAATTGCTCGACTTCCTGGCCCGCCGCAAGCACCGCACCACCGTGAGCGATGCCTTCGTCGAATCACGCACCGACAACCACAAGAAGGCCGGCGTGTTCTTCGGCCAGTGGTGA
- a CDS encoding MarR family winged helix-turn-helix transcriptional regulator produces the protein MPTSPLRDPADLHGLLNYRLTRLLSASSVPVIRLCEGGHGVSRREWRLIALLALQGEMSPSALADEADLDRARTSRAITQLAAKRLVERRALPGDRRQARVRLSDEGRRLYDALLPQVAALNRALVSVLDDAELAVLDDLLARLSAQARRLRDAPSGARADRHRGGSRRHWDDED, from the coding sequence ATGCCGACCTCGCCGCTGCGCGACCCGGCCGACCTGCACGGCCTGCTGAACTACCGGCTGACCCGGCTGCTGTCCGCCAGCAGCGTGCCGGTGATCCGGCTGTGCGAGGGCGGCCACGGCGTGTCGCGCCGCGAGTGGCGGCTGATCGCGCTGCTGGCGCTGCAAGGGGAGATGTCCCCGTCGGCGCTGGCCGACGAAGCCGACCTGGACCGCGCCCGCACCTCGCGCGCGATCACGCAGCTGGCGGCCAAGCGGCTGGTCGAGCGGCGCGCACTGCCGGGCGACCGGCGCCAGGCCCGGGTGCGGCTGAGCGACGAGGGCCGGCGGCTCTACGATGCGCTGCTGCCGCAGGTGGCCGCGCTCAACCGCGCGCTGGTGTCGGTGCTCGACGATGCCGAGCTGGCCGTGCTGGACGACCTGCTGGCCCGGCTGTCGGCGCAGGCGCGCCGCCTGCGCGATGCGCCGTCCGGGGCGCGGGCCGACCGCCACCGCGGCGGCAGCCGGCGCCACTGGGACGACGAGGACTGA
- a CDS encoding sugar transferase, whose product MNTTPLRRRLALWGFKLGEALLVLFALGIAGLATANSSWTPALWWNEISVAPAFTVGVVLAWHLVLMLRGLYASHRLEEPYRELMDLLGCVVIVVALVTLAALFTQPRLANAEFVTVFWASLTLLALTERALLRGFLRRLHGHGRNLRFALIVGAGERAQRLARALSQRSDLGYRLIGCVDDIRPTDVALLPWLGPLDDLSKVLSERVVDEVFMALPMRSSYERIQHAVSRCEEQGTLITMPTDFFAARLARTRVGQIGRQPVLYLSAVPENDWRLVAKRCIDFFGGLALLLALSPVMLAVALAIRMTSAGPVIFKQSRIGLNKRPFTLYKFRTMVRDAEARQAALESQNEASGPVFKIRKDPRITAIGGFLRRTSLDELPQLFNVLKGEMSLVGPRPLPLRDVEGFREDWQRRRFTMLPGITCLWQLSGRSNVSFEQWMELDLQYIDRWSLWLDLGILLKTAGVVLRREGAY is encoded by the coding sequence TTGAACACCACACCTCTGCGCCGCCGCCTGGCCCTGTGGGGCTTCAAGCTGGGCGAGGCGCTGCTCGTTCTGTTCGCGCTCGGCATCGCCGGCCTGGCGACGGCGAACAGCTCATGGACGCCCGCGTTGTGGTGGAACGAGATCTCCGTTGCGCCGGCCTTCACCGTGGGCGTGGTCCTGGCCTGGCATTTGGTGCTGATGCTCCGGGGCCTCTATGCGTCGCACCGCCTGGAGGAGCCTTACCGCGAGCTGATGGATCTGCTGGGCTGCGTCGTCATCGTCGTGGCACTCGTCACCCTGGCGGCGCTCTTCACCCAGCCCCGGCTTGCCAATGCCGAGTTCGTCACCGTGTTCTGGGCCTCGCTCACCCTGCTGGCGTTGACCGAACGCGCGCTGCTGCGCGGCTTCCTTCGCCGGCTCCACGGCCACGGCCGCAACCTTCGCTTCGCGCTCATCGTCGGCGCGGGTGAACGGGCCCAGCGGCTGGCGCGCGCGCTGTCCCAGCGCAGCGACCTGGGGTATCGCCTGATCGGCTGTGTCGACGACATTCGCCCCACCGATGTCGCGCTGTTGCCATGGCTCGGTCCTCTGGATGACTTGTCCAAGGTGCTGTCCGAGCGGGTGGTCGACGAAGTGTTCATGGCACTGCCCATGCGCTCCAGCTATGAACGCATCCAGCACGCGGTGTCGCGCTGTGAAGAACAGGGCACGTTGATCACCATGCCGACGGACTTCTTCGCCGCCCGCCTCGCCCGCACCCGGGTCGGACAGATCGGACGGCAACCGGTGCTTTACCTTTCGGCCGTGCCGGAGAACGATTGGCGCCTGGTCGCCAAGCGTTGCATCGACTTCTTCGGCGGACTGGCGCTGCTGCTGGCCCTCTCACCCGTGATGCTCGCGGTGGCGCTTGCCATTCGCATGACCAGCGCGGGTCCGGTGATCTTCAAGCAGTCCCGCATCGGACTCAACAAGCGGCCCTTCACCCTCTACAAGTTCCGCACCATGGTCCGCGACGCGGAGGCCCGCCAGGCGGCGCTGGAATCGCAGAACGAAGCGTCGGGGCCGGTGTTCAAGATCCGCAAGGATCCTCGCATCACGGCCATCGGCGGCTTCCTGCGGCGCACCAGCCTCGACGAACTGCCGCAGCTCTTCAACGTGCTCAAAGGAGAGATGAGCCTGGTCGGGCCCCGGCCGCTGCCGCTGCGCGACGTGGAAGGGTTCCGCGAGGACTGGCAGCGGCGGCGCTTCACCATGCTGCCCGGCATCACCTGCCTGTGGCAACTTTCAGGTCGCAGCAACGTGTCGTTCGAGCAGTGGATGGAGCTCGACCTGCAGTACATCGACCGGTGGTCGCTGTGGCTCGACCTGGGCATCCTTCTGAAGACGGCCGGGGTCGTGCTGCGACGAGAGGGCGCGTACTGA